The Amycolatopsis sp. NBC_01480 genome segment GCTTGGTGTCTCGGTGCTGAATCTGCCGTTCGTGTCGCCGGCCTACCTGGCCAACCAGGCCGCGACCCTGGACCTGCTGTCGGGCGGACGGCTGGACCTGGGCCTCGGCGTCGGCTGGTCGGCCGCCGAATTCACCGCGACCGGCGGCTCGACCGCCCGGCGCGGCGCACGCACCGAGGAGTACCTCCAGGTGCTGCACACGCTCTGGGCGGACGAGGTCAGCGAGTTCGCGGGCGAGTTCTACACCGTGCCGCCAAGCCGCATGTTGCCGAAACCCGTGCAACGCCCCGGCCCGCCCGTCCTCCTCGGCGGCGCTGTTCCCGCGGCGGTAGCCCGAGCCGGCCGGATCTCCGACGGCTGGCTGAGCGCCAGCGGCACAGACCTCACCGGCATCAGCGCCCAGATCGACATCGCCCGCGAAGCCGCCTCCGAAGCCGGCAAGGACCCGGCCGCCCTGCGTTTCGTCTGCCGCGGCGCGGTCCGCGCCGGCGCCCCGGTCGCCACCCCGGACGGCACGCGCCAACGCCTCTCCGGCAGCTACGAGCAAATCCGCGAGGACGCCGCCTGGCTCGGCGAGCAAGGCGTCACGGAACTGTTCTACGACCTGAACTGGGATCCCCAGATCGGCACCCCGGCCGCCGACCCAGCCGCGGCGACCGCCCGAGCGGAGGAACTCATGCACGAACTCGCTCCCGGCAACGGCTGAACCACAGCTCGACCTGCTCGCGGCTTCCACCGGCCGTCGCGGATCTCCGTCGGATGCCCTGAAGGCCACCTTCAGAGACCTGCATGCCGTCATGGTGGCCTTCAGGGCGAAGCTGCCGGCTGGTGCACTGTGCACCACGATCGGGTGAAGCCTGAGGCCGATTCCCCTTGGCCAAGAGCCGCCGGACACCGCACGATGCAAGGGCCGACCACCACTGCTGGGAGTTGCCGCCGATGTCTTCTGCCTCCACGTCGCCTGTTGCCGAACACTTCGACGTCTTGATCGTCGGGGCCGGGATCTCCGGGATCGGCGCGGCGTACTACCTGCAGCGGGATCATCCGCATCGCTCGTTCGCGCTGCTCGAGGGGCGCGGCGCGATCGGGGGGACCTGGGATCTGTTCCGGTATCCCGGCATCCGGTCGGACTCCGACCTCTACACGTTCGGCTACGAGTTCAAGCCGTGGCGGGACGCGGACTCGATCGCGGACGCCCACAAGATCCTCGCCTACCTGCGGGAGACCACTGCCGAGCACGACATCGACCGGCGGATCCGGTTCCACCACAAGGTCGTCGGCGCGTCCTGGTCCTCGGAGCAGGCCCGCTGGACAGTGGACATCGAGCGCACCGACACCGGCGAACGCACCCAGCTGACCTGCGACTGGCTGTTCAGCGCCGGCGGCTACTTCCGCTACGACGAGGGGTTCACCCCGCAGTTCGAGGGCCGCGAGCGCTTCGCCGGGACCATCGTCCACCCGCAGCAGTGGCCGGAAGACCTCGATTACGCGGGCAAGCGCGTCGTGGTGATCGGCAGCGGGGCCACCGCGGTCACCCTGGTGCCGGCGATGGCGCCGACCGCCGGGCACGTCACCATGCTGCAGCGGACCCCGAGCTACGTCCTGCCGGTGTCGAAGAGCGACGCCCTGGCCGTGCGGCTCAAGAAGATCTTCGGGGACGAGCGCGGGCACGCCATGGCCCGCTCGTTCGGCGCCTTCCGGCAGCGGGCGATCTGGCGGTTCACCCAGCGGTTCCCGAAGGCCTCGCGGCGGCTGATCCGCTGGATCACCGCCAAGCAGCTGCCCGCGGGCTACCCGGTCGACGTGCACTTCAACCCGCCGTACGACCCGTGGGACCAGCGGTTGTG includes the following:
- a CDS encoding flavin-containing monooxygenase gives rise to the protein MSSASTSPVAEHFDVLIVGAGISGIGAAYYLQRDHPHRSFALLEGRGAIGGTWDLFRYPGIRSDSDLYTFGYEFKPWRDADSIADAHKILAYLRETTAEHDIDRRIRFHHKVVGASWSSEQARWTVDIERTDTGERTQLTCDWLFSAGGYFRYDEGFTPQFEGRERFAGTIVHPQQWPEDLDYAGKRVVVIGSGATAVTLVPAMAPTAGHVTMLQRTPSYVLPVSKSDALAVRLKKIFGDERGHAMARSFGAFRQRAIWRFTQRFPKASRRLIRWITAKQLPAGYPVDVHFNPPYDPWDQRLCLVPDGDLFRSIRTGEADIVTDRIATFTEKGLLLESGRELEADVIITATGLNLQPFGGLDLTVDGEPVRLEDTVTYKGMMLSGVPNLAYSIGYTTSSWTLKVGLLCEHFCRLLTHMDAHGHTVCRPEPADPDMPKQPFINFGAGYVRRVVDQLPRQGNRAPWLTSMDYHSDAKQLRQGSVADPELHFSRATQPAPVARPADAVTG
- a CDS encoding TIGR03619 family F420-dependent LLM class oxidoreductase; this encodes MQIGFGASVSGAWATADNLARFAERAEELGYASLWTFQRLLVGTDQKLAPVYQSVLDPLVALGFAAARTSRIRLGVSVLNLPFVSPAYLANQAATLDLLSGGRLDLGLGVGWSAAEFTATGGSTARRGARTEEYLQVLHTLWADEVSEFAGEFYTVPPSRMLPKPVQRPGPPVLLGGAVPAAVARAGRISDGWLSASGTDLTGISAQIDIAREAASEAGKDPAALRFVCRGAVRAGAPVATPDGTRQRLSGSYEQIREDAAWLGEQGVTELFYDLNWDPQIGTPAADPAAATARAEELMHELAPGNG